The following proteins are encoded in a genomic region of Diadema setosum chromosome 10, eeDiaSeto1, whole genome shotgun sequence:
- the LOC140233995 gene encoding E3 ubiquitin-protein ligase TRIM56-like, giving the protein MTNNLRCPICLTMHKEPKSLSCAHTFCLDCIEQLHKVQDQPKTMSCPVCRKQTRVPSEGLTQLQTSMHLKALVDDVKISRPTCTNCAPAEESAAAVYCQDCSAFMCTLCERSHATWKAFSKHTVVDVADIQRGNIPLKGRCSCRKHHTEVEDHFCPVCRKYICFRCGVLEHAHKGNNFIAAIKHEESLTKSIKELESKKEERKTALIRNKVIETNSVILQEAARKVIADVEKAYTDYSQLLEDRKKTLMDHIGQLFAELDKDLRGVAEENRRALVAMDTVQQFIGKATDAPLEEDALSAHTTLRDILESILQRSAPDNSKLASVMERASRIKFHEGGEKNKPNFGVLRDWRHKRIQRLKSSNDVVLS; this is encoded by the coding sequence ATGACCAATAATCTGCGCTGCCCCATTTGTCTGACGATGCACAAGGAACCGAAGTCCCTGTCTTGTGCCCACACATTCTGCCTCGATTGTATCGAACAACTACACAAGGTACAAGACCAGCCCAAAACAATGTCATGTCCGGTGTGCAGAAAGCAGACTCGAGTTCCCAGTGAAGGTTTGACCCAACTGCAGACGAGCATGCACTTGAAGGCTCTCGTAGACGACGTGAAAATTTCGAGGCCGACGTGCACGAACTGCGCGCCCGCCGAGGAATCCGCAGCCGCCGTATATTGTCAGGATTGCAGTGCATTCATGTGCACGCTATGTGAGAGGAGTCACGCCACCTGGAAAGCATTTTCCAAGCACACGGTTGTTGATGTGGCCGACATACAGAGAGGAAATATCCCTCTTAAAGGGAGATGTTCGTGTCGTAAACATCACACGGAAGTAGAAGATCATTTCTGCCCAGTGTGCCGAAAGTACATCTGTTTCAGATGTGGAGTATTGGAGCATGCGCACAAAGGAAATAATTTCATAGCTGCGATTAAACACGAAGAGAGCTTGACGAAGAGCATTAAGGAGCTGGAAAGCAAGAAGGAGGAGAGGAAAACAGCCCTTATTAGAAACAAAGTAATTGAGACAAATAGCGTAATTTTACAGGAAGCTGCGAGGAAGGTTATTGCAGATGTCGAGAAGGCCTATACAGATTACTCACAACTTCTGGAGGACCGTAAGAAGACGCTGATGGATCACATCGGTCAACTCTTTGCAGAACTTGACAAAGACTTGCGAGGAGTGGCAGAAGAGAACCGAAGGGCACTGGTTGCCATGGATACTGTACAACAGTTCATCGGGAAGGCCACTGATGCACCGCTTGAGGAGGACGCCCTCTCCGCCCACACTACGCTCCGGGATATCTTAGAAAGCATCCTACAGCGGAGCGCTCCTGACAACTCCAAGCTGGCGAGTGTGATGGAGCGAGCAAGCCGGATCAAGTTCCACGAGGGTGGCGAAAAGAATAAGCCCAACTTTGGAGTGCTTCGAGATTGGCGCCACAAACGGATTCAGAGGTTGAAATCTTCAAATGACGTAGTGTTATCGTGA